From Scomber japonicus isolate fScoJap1 chromosome 22, fScoJap1.pri, whole genome shotgun sequence, one genomic window encodes:
- the LOC128383643 gene encoding dickkopf-related protein 2-like — protein MTGQVVLMVCFALLLLVFSRCGEARVRLNSIRTVILREGHALPMNRSTWEPSVDLTLYQCMSDLECSEGSYCHAPTKGPAHSRCQTCRRRKRRCHRDGMCCPGNRCSNNICVPDVNSFVSQRIPDTDEEMSSLSKKKGWRKRGKMDTKGPSSRGQVGDPCLRSSDCSDSLCCARHFWTRICKPVLREGQVCTRQRRKGNHGLELFQRCSCGDGLSCRTLRDPNAQPPSSSSSSSSSLLAAVAKSKFAPSSPSSRHSSPHTSPLSSSSLASSSSSKSSSAVAKTRLHVCQRN, from the exons atgaccgGTCAGGTGGTGCTGATGGTGTGTTTCGCGCTCCTTCTGCTGGTCTTTTCCCGCTGCGGGGAGGCACGTGTCAGACTCAACTCCATCAGGACGGTGATACTGCGAGAGGGTCACGCGCTGCCTATGAACAGGAGCACGTGGGAGCCGAGCGTGGACCTGACA CTCTATCAGTGTATGAGCGACCTGGAGTGTAGCGAGGGGAGCTACTGCCACGCCCCCACCAAAGGCCCCGCCCACTCCCGCTGCCAGACCTGCCGCAGGAGGAAGAGGCGTTGCCATAGAGACGGCATGTGTTGTCCCGGCAACCGCTGTAGCAACA atATCTGTGTTCCTGACGTGAATAGTTTTGTGTCTCAGAGGATCCCCGACACAGACGAAGAGATGAGTTCACTGTCtaaaaagaaaggatggagaaagagagggaaaatggACACCAAAGGGCCTTCTAGTAGAG gTCAGGTCGGGGATCCTTGTCTTCGCTCCTCCGACTGTTCCGACAGTTTGTGTTGCGCCCGTCACTTCTGGACTCGCATCTGCAAGCCGGTCCTGCGGGAGGGACAGGTATGCACACGACAACGCCGGAAGGGAAACCACGGCCTGGAGTTGTTCCAGCGATGCTCCTGCGGTGACGGACTCAGCTGCCGCACGCTTCGGGACCCCAACGCTCAGCctccgtcatcatcatcatcgtcgtcatcatcacTTCTCGCAGCAGTGGCAAAGTCCAAGTTCGCAccatcctctccctcttctcgcCACTCTTCTCCTCACACGTCGCCGCTGTCTTCGTCCTCCTTAGCTTCTTCGTCGTCGTCAAAGTCATCGTCAGCGGTGGCAAAGACGAGACTCCACGTGTGTCAGAGAAActga
- the LOC128384143 gene encoding GTPase IMAP family member GIMD1-like: MDPSTGHGYHGNDLFSILSSSSSSSEREVLTLNVLLLGDRQSGRSSVGNALIGGQEFQTGTCVSGVSMTTECQLLRRNFPGYFRRQGAESDLTLRVIDTPPPMPRPQSVHELCPEGVHVVVLVLRADLPHLNTHLEERLETLFGPEWRLHTLLVLTHADHLKEAELQPAVYLTQATDSLRALAEEVVGGVLFLDNSCDWPSIRGRPLRDRLLRLSARNHHTALTVRTEVSL; encoded by the exons ATGGATCCAAGCACAGGACACGGTTACCATGGAAACGACCTCTTCAGcatcctcagcagcagcagcagcagcagcgagagGGAGGTGCTGACGCTGAACGTGCTGTTGCTAGGCGACAGACAGAGTGGGAGGAGCTCTGTGGGGAACGCTCTGATTG GTGGACAGGAATTCCAAACGGGTACCTGTGTTTCTGGCGTTTCCATGACAACGGAGTGCCAGCTCCTCAGACGAAATTTCCCGGGGTATTTCCGGAGGCAGGGGGCGGAGTCCGACCTCACGCTGAGGGTGATAGACACGCCCCCTCCGATGCCCCGCCCACAGAGCGTGCACGAGCTTTGTCCCGAGGGCGTGCACGTGGTGGTGCTCGTACTGAGAGCCGACCTGCCgcacctgaacacacacctgGAGGAACGCCTGGAG ACCCTCTTCGGTCCAGAGTGGCGTCTCCACACCTTGCTCGTCCTCACACACGCTGACCACCTGAAGGAGGCGGAGCTTCAACCAGCGGTCTACTTAACCCAGGCCACTGATTCGCTGAGAGCTCTGGCCGAGGAGGTAGTGGGCGGGGTCTTATTCTTGGACAACAGCTGTGATTGGCCGTCGATCAGAGGGCGACCGCTGAGAGATCGGCTGCTCCGCCTCTCGGCCAGGAACCATCACACAGCTCTGACGGTCAGGACGGAGGTCTCACTTTGA
- the LOC128384177 gene encoding aminoacyl tRNA synthase complex-interacting multifunctional protein 1-like has translation MDNIDNLFHPSLEDALMKLDPEDGGKIMEYFKTHALLSREKALLQSSLRDQKKLLVENGKLKKDIEQLRGQLQDKQRRRTAKALFAPVPPPSTSSPAPGTPVNQTPSPAGATAASPSSSSSSSSHDRRDRHSRRRRGDKKARPDSLCLGVEPEVDVSRLDLRVGRILSVRRHPLSETLSVQEVDLGENAPRKVVSKLGGKTDLEELQGGLAVLLCNVKACKLRGVVSQARLMCCSDSDDHMELLAPPAGSTPGDRVTFLNFPGEPDRELQAKQRVWELLQADLQVDNKGVANYKGCGFEVKGKGLCRAPSLTNCTIR, from the exons ATGGACAACATCGACAACCTGTTTCATCCCAG CCTGGAAGACGCTCTGATGAAGCTCGACCCAGAAGATGGCGGGAAGATCATGGAGTATTTTAAAACTCATGCCCTCCTGTCGAGAGAGAAAGCAC tCCTGCAGTCGTCACTCCGAGATCAGAAGAAGCTGCTGGTGGAAAACGGCAAACTGAAGAAAGACATCGAGCAGCTGAGAGGCCAGCTTCAGGACAAACAGAGGAGACGCACCG ccAAAGCTTTGTTCGCTCCGGTCCCGCCTCCTTCTACGTCTAGCCCCGCCCCCGgcacacctgtcaatcaaactccCTCTCCTGCTGGTGCCACAGCTGcgtctccttcctcctcctcctcctcttcgtcacATGACcggagagacagacacagcaggaggaggagaggagataagaAGG CTCGTCCCGACTCTCTCTGCCTCGGGGTCGAGCCCGAGGTCGATGTGTCACGTTTGGACCTCAGGGTTGGTCGGATCCTCAGCGTTCGGCGCCACCCGCTGTCCGAAACGCTCTCCGTCCAGGAAGTGGACCTTGGAGAAAACGCTCCGCGCAAGGTCGTCAGTAAGCTGGGAGGAAAAACAGACCTGGAGGAG ctccaggGCGGTCTGGCTGTGCTGCTGTGTAACGTTAAGGCCTGTAAACTGAGAGGCGTGGTCTCTCAGGCTCGCCTCATGTGCTGCTCCGACTCCGACGACCACATGGAGCTGCTCGCCCCGCCCGCCGGCTCCACCCCCGGAGACAGAGTCACTTTCCTCAACTTCCCCG gtgagCCGGACAGAGAGCTGCAGGCCAAGCAGAGGGTTTGGGAGCTTCTTCAGGCCGACCTGCAGGTGGACAACAAGGGTGTAGCCAATTATAAAGGCTGTGGGTTCGAGGTGAAGGGGAAGGGTCTGTGCAGAGCCCCCTCCCTCACCAACTGCACCATCAGATAG